Proteins from a single region of Lelliottia sp. JS-SCA-14:
- a CDS encoding MurR/RpiR family transcriptional regulator has protein sequence MSQPEFEKELPNGIGLAPFLRMKQEGMTDNESRIVDWLLKPGNLSDAPAIKDVAEALAVSEAMIVKVAKLLGFSGFRNLRSALVDYFSQSEQVLPAELSFDEAPQDVVNKVFNITLRTIMEGQSIVNVDEIHRAARFFAQANQRDLYGVGGSNAICADIQHKFLRIGVRCQSYQDAHIMMMSASLLKEGDVVLVVSHSGRTSDVKAAVELAKKNGAKIICITHSYHSPIAKLADYIICSPAPETPLLGRNASARILQLTLLDALFVSVAQQNIEQATLNMQKTGAIVDFFSPGALK, from the coding sequence ATGAGTCAGCCAGAATTTGAAAAAGAGCTTCCCAACGGCATCGGCCTGGCACCGTTTTTGCGCATGAAGCAGGAAGGGATGACCGACAACGAAAGTCGCATTGTTGACTGGCTGTTGAAGCCGGGTAATTTGAGCGATGCCCCGGCCATTAAAGATGTGGCAGAAGCGCTCGCCGTTTCCGAAGCAATGATAGTGAAAGTGGCTAAGCTGTTGGGATTCAGTGGTTTTCGTAATCTTCGCAGCGCGCTGGTGGACTATTTTTCCCAGTCCGAGCAGGTGCTGCCCGCTGAACTCTCCTTTGATGAAGCGCCACAGGATGTGGTGAACAAAGTCTTCAACATCACGCTGCGCACCATCATGGAAGGCCAGTCGATTGTGAACGTGGATGAAATCCACCGCGCGGCGAGATTTTTCGCTCAGGCCAACCAGCGCGATCTGTACGGCGTCGGCGGCTCGAACGCCATCTGCGCGGATATCCAGCATAAGTTTCTGCGCATCGGGGTGCGCTGTCAGTCGTATCAGGACGCGCACATCATGATGATGTCCGCCTCGCTGTTAAAAGAGGGCGACGTGGTGCTGGTGGTGTCGCATTCCGGACGCACCAGCGATGTGAAAGCCGCCGTGGAACTGGCTAAAAAGAACGGCGCGAAAATTATCTGTATTACCCATAGCTATCATTCACCGATTGCTAAACTGGCTGATTATATTATTTGCTCGCCAGCACCAGAGACCCCTTTATTAGGGCGAAACGCCTCCGCGCGTATATTACAATTAACATTATTAGATGCTTTATTTGTTTCCGTTGCTCAACAAAATATTGAACAAGCCACACTGAATATGCAAAAAACCGGCGCTATTGTGGATTTCTTTTCCCCAGGCGCGCTGAAATAA
- the rpiB gene encoding bifunctional allose-6-phosphate isomerase/ribose-5-phosphate isomerase RpiB has product MNRIAFGCDHVGFILKEDILAHLRARGVEVIDKGTGSTERTDYPRYASAVAQAIVDGEVEGGILICGTGVGISITANKFPGIRAVVCSEPYSAQLSRQHNDTNVLAFGSRVVGLELAKMIVDAWLDASFEGGRHQTRIEAIAALEQRSF; this is encoded by the coding sequence ATGAACAGGATTGCGTTTGGCTGTGATCACGTTGGTTTCATTCTGAAAGAGGACATTCTGGCCCATCTTCGCGCCCGCGGAGTGGAGGTGATCGACAAAGGCACCGGCTCAACGGAGCGAACAGATTATCCCCGCTATGCCAGCGCTGTGGCGCAGGCGATTGTCGACGGAGAAGTGGAGGGCGGCATCCTGATTTGTGGAACCGGGGTGGGGATTTCGATTACGGCGAACAAGTTTCCGGGCATTCGCGCGGTGGTGTGCAGCGAGCCTTATTCGGCGCAGCTTTCGCGCCAGCACAATGATACTAACGTGCTGGCCTTTGGCTCACGGGTTGTCGGACTGGAGCTGGCAAAAATGATTGTCGATGCGTGGCTCGACGCGAGCTTCGAAGGCGGACGTCATCAGACGCGCATAGAAGCCATTGCGGCGCTGGAGCAGCGTTCGTTTTGA
- the yjdP gene encoding DDRRRQL repeat protein YjdP — MKHTTTALIFGLLSFTSHLAHADLIDDAIGNIQQAIGEAYNPSSSRQNDDDRYEESRRTDSRQYDDRRRQLEDRRRQLDDRQRQLDQDRRQLEDDERRLEEDYDR; from the coding sequence ATGAAACACACGACCACCGCTCTGATATTTGGCCTGCTGTCATTCACCAGCCATCTGGCCCACGCTGATCTTATTGACGACGCTATCGGGAATATCCAGCAGGCGATCGGGGAAGCGTACAATCCGTCGAGCAGTCGTCAGAATGATGACGACCGGTATGAGGAGAGCCGCCGAACTGACAGTCGCCAGTACGATGACCGCCGCCGACAGCTTGAGGATCGTCGCCGTCAGTTAGATGACCGGCAGCGCCAGTTGGATCAGGACCGACGTCAGCTGGAGGACGATGAGCGCAGGCTGGAGGAGGATTACGATCGGTGA
- the phnP gene encoding phosphonate metabolism protein PhnP translates to MALTIQLTGTGGAQLVPVFGCDCAACRRARLQEGYRRRPCSAVVKFNDAVTLLDAGIPHLMDDWHAGSFQQFLLTHYHMDHVQGLFPLRWGVGATIPVYGPPDETGCDDLFKHPGLLDFSHTVEPFVMFELQGLRVTPLPLNHSKLTFGYLLESAHSRVAWLSDTAGLPDKTVKFLLNNHPQAMVIDCSHEPRDETPRNHCDLNTVIALNEVIGCPQVILTHISHQFDVWMMDNPLPEGFEAGYDGMRLVFD, encoded by the coding sequence ATGGCCCTGACCATCCAACTCACCGGCACCGGCGGTGCTCAGCTGGTGCCGGTCTTCGGCTGCGACTGCGCGGCCTGTCGCCGGGCGCGCCTGCAGGAGGGCTATCGCCGCCGCCCGTGCAGCGCGGTTGTGAAATTCAACGACGCGGTCACCCTGCTCGACGCGGGCATTCCGCATCTGATGGACGACTGGCACGCGGGGAGTTTTCAGCAGTTTTTGCTCACCCACTATCATATGGATCATGTCCAGGGTCTGTTCCCCCTGCGCTGGGGTGTCGGAGCAACGATTCCGGTCTACGGTCCGCCGGACGAAACGGGCTGCGACGATCTGTTCAAACACCCCGGCCTGCTCGATTTCAGCCATACGGTAGAGCCGTTCGTGATGTTTGAGTTACAGGGTTTGCGCGTCACCCCGCTGCCGCTCAATCACTCAAAGCTGACCTTTGGCTATCTGCTGGAGAGCGCCCACAGCCGCGTGGCGTGGCTATCTGATACCGCTGGGCTGCCGGACAAAACGGTGAAATTTCTACTCAACAATCACCCGCAGGCGATGGTGATCGATTGCAGCCACGAGCCGCGCGACGAAACGCCGCGCAACCATTGCGATTTGAACACGGTGATAGCGCTCAACGAGGTGATTGGCTGCCCGCAGGTCATTTTGACGCACATCAGCCATCAGTTTGACGTATGGATGATGGATAACCCGCTGCCCGAGGGGTTTGAGGCGGGGTATGACGGGATGCGATTGGTGTTTGATTGA
- the phnO gene encoding aminoalkylphosphonate N-acetyltransferase, which translates to MPDCQLRTATPDDAQAVYGLICELKQAEFDQKAFHAGYLLNLQDRNMHYHLAELDGQIVGMIGLHLQFHLHHANWIGEIQELVVLPQARGLKVGSQLLAWAEAKARSVGAEMMELSTSVKRVDAHRFYLREGYAQSHFRFTKLL; encoded by the coding sequence ATGCCTGACTGCCAGCTGCGTACCGCCACCCCGGACGATGCACAGGCCGTTTACGGTCTGATCTGCGAACTCAAACAGGCGGAGTTCGATCAGAAAGCCTTTCACGCCGGGTACCTGTTGAATCTGCAGGATCGCAACATGCACTACCATCTTGCGGAGCTGGACGGGCAGATCGTCGGGATGATCGGCCTGCATTTGCAGTTTCACCTGCATCACGCCAACTGGATCGGCGAGATCCAGGAGCTGGTGGTGCTCCCGCAGGCTCGTGGCCTGAAAGTCGGCAGCCAGCTGCTGGCCTGGGCCGAAGCAAAGGCGCGAAGTGTCGGTGCCGAGATGATGGAGTTATCGACCAGCGTGAAGCGCGTGGACGCGCACCGGTTCTATCTGCGTGAAGGGTATGCTCAGAGCCATTTTCGGTTTACGAAGTTGCTGTAA